In one window of Rhodanobacter sp. FDAARGOS 1247 DNA:
- a CDS encoding YqaA family protein, whose protein sequence is MRLFAGLYARALSWARDRRALYYLSGLSFVEAFIFPIPPEVMLAPMMLGKRHKAFFFANISLLFSLLGALVGYVLGHWAFHALRPALDALHLLTPIEQGVAVLSKQMVEHHWGMFGVLILAALQPVVPMKFVTWACGIIGVPILPFLACIGLGRGKRVWLLALLIRLFGERAERILHKYVEWIGWTALLALALLLVWWFVLR, encoded by the coding sequence ATGCGCCTGTTTGCCGGGCTGTACGCGCGTGCACTGAGCTGGGCGCGCGATCGCAGAGCGTTGTACTACCTGTCCGGGCTCAGTTTCGTCGAGGCGTTCATCTTCCCGATCCCGCCGGAAGTGATGCTGGCGCCGATGATGCTGGGCAAGCGGCACAAGGCGTTCTTTTTCGCCAACATCAGCCTGCTGTTTTCACTGCTGGGCGCCCTGGTCGGCTACGTGCTGGGCCACTGGGCCTTCCACGCGCTGCGGCCCGCGCTGGATGCGCTGCATCTGCTGACGCCGATCGAACAGGGCGTGGCGGTGCTGAGCAAGCAGATGGTCGAGCATCACTGGGGCATGTTCGGCGTGCTGATCCTGGCCGCGCTGCAGCCGGTGGTGCCGATGAAGTTCGTCACCTGGGCCTGCGGCATCATCGGCGTGCCGATCCTGCCGTTCCTGGCCTGCATCGGGCTCGGCCGCGGCAAGCGCGTGTGGCTGCTTGCCCTGTTGATCCGCCTGTTCGGCGAACGCGCCGAGCGCATCCTGCACAAATACGTCGAGTGGATCGGCTGGACGGCCTTGCTGGCGCTGGCGTTGCTGCTGGTGTGGTGGTTCGTCCTGCGCTGA
- the surE gene encoding 5'/3'-nucleotidase SurE, producing MRVLVSNDDGVDAPGIRVLAERLGEVADVTVVAPDRDRSGASNSLTLDAPLRVLPMANGYYRVAGTPTDCVHLALAGLLDEEPDMVVSGINNSANLGDDVIYSGTVSAAMEGRFLGLPAIAVSLVSHDHKGVHYDSAAKAVLLLMNRLLVDPLPADTILNVNVPDLPWADIQGFEVTRLGRRHRAAPCIAQTDPRGRPIWWIGPAGEADDAGPGTDFNAVRRGFVSVTPIHVDLTRFQALEKVSSWMQPLSDEMSNAMADGRNPTNEVA from the coding sequence ATGCGAGTTCTGGTAAGTAACGACGATGGCGTGGATGCCCCGGGCATCCGCGTGCTGGCCGAGCGTCTCGGCGAAGTGGCGGACGTGACCGTGGTCGCGCCCGACCGGGACCGGTCAGGTGCAAGCAATTCGCTGACCCTGGACGCACCCTTGCGGGTGTTGCCGATGGCCAACGGCTACTACCGGGTGGCCGGCACGCCCACCGATTGCGTGCACCTGGCGCTGGCCGGCCTGCTCGATGAAGAGCCGGACATGGTCGTGTCGGGCATCAACAACTCGGCCAACCTCGGTGACGACGTGATCTATTCCGGCACCGTCTCGGCGGCAATGGAAGGACGCTTCCTGGGGCTGCCGGCGATCGCCGTGTCGCTGGTCAGCCACGACCACAAGGGCGTGCACTACGACTCGGCCGCGAAAGCGGTGCTGCTGCTGATGAACCGCCTGCTGGTCGATCCGCTGCCCGCCGACACCATTCTCAACGTCAACGTGCCCGACCTTCCCTGGGCCGACATCCAGGGTTTCGAAGTCACCCGGCTCGGGCGTCGCCATCGCGCGGCCCCCTGCATCGCGCAGACCGATCCGCGGGGTCGGCCGATCTGGTGGATCGGCCCGGCCGGCGAGGCCGATGACGCCGGCCCCGGCACCGACTTCAACGCCGTGCGGCGGGGTTTCGTCTCGGTGACGCCGATCCACGTCGATCTGACCCGGTTCCAGGCACTGGAGAAAGTCAGCAGCTGGATGCAGCCGCTCAGCGACGAGATGAGCAACGCGATGGCCGACGGCCGCAATCCCACGAACGAGGTGGCCTGA
- a CDS encoding Mth938-like domain-containing protein, which produces MDLSLERPEGYLYVRRVAAHGITLIDRELTSSFLLAPDRAIENWPVTAPETLDAGHVEALLALNPELVVLGTGARQAFPAAAFMAGFLRKNIGIEVMDNAAAARTYNLLADEGRRVVAAFILPPG; this is translated from the coding sequence ATGGATCTGTCGCTGGAACGCCCCGAAGGCTATCTGTACGTGCGCCGGGTGGCCGCGCACGGCATCACCCTGATTGATCGCGAACTCACCTCCAGCTTCCTGCTGGCACCGGACAGGGCGATCGAGAACTGGCCTGTCACGGCTCCCGAAACGCTCGATGCCGGCCATGTCGAAGCCTTGCTGGCGCTGAACCCCGAGCTGGTCGTGCTGGGTACCGGCGCGCGCCAGGCCTTCCCGGCGGCCGCGTTCATGGCAGGCTTCCTGCGCAAGAACATCGGCATCGAGGTGATGGACAACGCCGCCGCGGCGCGCACCTACAACCTGCTGGCCGACGAAGGCCGCCGGGTGGTCGCCGCCTTCATCCTGCCGCCAGGCTGA
- a CDS encoding peptidoglycan DD-metalloendopeptidase family protein: protein MLMPMDRYLQWPALLVAASLLAACGTMRSSVVVEPAAGTTYRHAAVVTPSPAPARTPIPGGSYQVQHGDTLYSIAFRKGVDFRDLAQWNGIAEPYTIWPGQRLTLAPPGKRAVAPSSVAAPVQAAGSSVAAAPVFESVPTPASPATASAGGVSASAHSPAAPAVSPVATETKPVKPAVAAAAPSVVPVAGVAPVAPAAMPPPATPAAGVSRVVSGVQWHWPAEGNLVGRFNSADAIPGIEIAGKSGDPIRAAADGVVVYSGNGLVGYGELVIIKHSDSFLSAYGHNRKRLVKEGQQVSRGQQIAEMGSTGTTRNELEFQIRKDGNPVDPLGYLPQR from the coding sequence ATGCTGATGCCCATGGATCGATATCTTCAATGGCCGGCGTTGCTGGTCGCAGCCTCGCTGCTTGCTGCCTGCGGCACCATGCGCAGCTCGGTCGTGGTGGAACCGGCGGCCGGAACGACTTATCGCCACGCCGCCGTGGTCACCCCGTCGCCAGCTCCCGCGCGTACGCCGATACCCGGTGGCAGCTACCAGGTGCAGCATGGCGACACGCTTTATTCGATCGCGTTCCGCAAGGGCGTGGACTTCCGTGACCTGGCCCAGTGGAACGGGATTGCCGAGCCGTACACGATCTGGCCGGGGCAGCGCCTGACGCTGGCGCCGCCGGGCAAGCGTGCGGTGGCACCATCGAGCGTTGCCGCGCCCGTGCAGGCGGCAGGTTCGAGCGTCGCCGCCGCGCCGGTGTTCGAGTCCGTGCCGACGCCGGCATCGCCCGCCACGGCGTCGGCCGGCGGGGTATCGGCGTCCGCGCATTCGCCTGCTGCCCCGGCAGTTTCGCCGGTGGCCACGGAGACAAAGCCGGTCAAGCCCGCGGTTGCTGCGGCGGCGCCCAGTGTGGTGCCGGTGGCCGGCGTTGCACCGGTGGCACCGGCCGCCATGCCGCCACCGGCCACACCGGCGGCGGGAGTTTCGCGGGTGGTCAGCGGGGTGCAGTGGCACTGGCCAGCCGAGGGCAACCTGGTGGGTCGCTTCAACAGCGCCGATGCGATTCCCGGCATCGAGATCGCGGGCAAGTCCGGCGATCCGATCCGGGCGGCCGCCGATGGCGTGGTGGTCTACAGCGGCAACGGCTTGGTCGGCTATGGCGAACTGGTGATCATCAAGCACAGCGACAGCTTCCTGTCGGCGTATGGCCACAACCGCAAGCGGCTGGTCAAGGAAGGGCAGCAGGTGAGCAGGGGGCAGCAGATCGCCGAGATGGGCTCGACCGGCACCACCCGCAACGAGCTGGAATTCCAGATCCGCAAGGACGGCAATCCAGTCGATCCGCTGGGCTATCTGCCGCAGCGTTGA
- a CDS encoding protein-L-isoaspartate(D-aspartate) O-methyltransferase, which translates to MTVYPLPAADLKGEGMTSQRARDRLAAMLKDSGIRDARVIEVIRNLPRHHFIDQALHSRAYENDALPIGHGQTISQPWVVARMTEALLEHFDAKQGMPQKVLEIGTGSGYQAAVLAALVPQLFTVERIEALLRQARRRFRQLGLTNLRSRHDDGKLGWPDEAPFDAIILTAAGDTIPTRILDQLSPTGVLVAPVGSPSRQTLIRMRGDGQGDFIQEELGPVSFVPLLGGIG; encoded by the coding sequence ATGACGGTCTATCCACTGCCGGCGGCAGATCTGAAGGGCGAGGGCATGACGTCGCAGCGCGCCCGCGACCGGCTGGCCGCGATGCTCAAGGACAGCGGCATTCGCGATGCGCGGGTGATCGAAGTGATCCGTAACCTGCCGCGCCATCACTTCATCGATCAGGCGCTGCATTCGCGCGCCTACGAGAATGATGCGTTGCCGATCGGCCATGGCCAGACCATCTCGCAACCGTGGGTGGTGGCGCGCATGACCGAAGCCCTGCTCGAGCATTTCGACGCGAAGCAGGGCATGCCGCAGAAAGTGCTGGAGATCGGCACCGGCTCGGGCTACCAGGCCGCGGTGCTGGCCGCGCTGGTGCCGCAGCTGTTCACGGTGGAGCGGATCGAGGCACTGTTGCGCCAGGCCCGCCGCCGCTTCCGCCAACTGGGCCTGACCAACCTGCGCTCGCGCCACGACGACGGCAAGCTGGGCTGGCCCGACGAGGCACCGTTCGATGCGATCATCCTCACCGCCGCCGGCGACACCATTCCCACCCGCATCCTCGATCAGCTCAGCCCGACCGGCGTGCTGGTGGCGCCGGTGGGCTCACCCAGCCGGCAAACGCTGATCCGCATGCGTGGCGACGGGCAGGGCGACTTCATCCAGGAAGAACTCGGCCCGGTCAGCTTCGTGCCCCTGCTTGGCGGTATCGGCTGA
- a CDS encoding Smr/MutS family protein, whose product MKRRPPAPITDADSQLFREAIGEVRVLDPVAAPPAAARPAPYPHMLEADEAAVPGELLDMAFDPAVLEVGEELAYLRDGYPPKLLRQLKRGQFSVQDDLDLHQMNAAAAQTSIVAFLAEAKQHGLRCVRIVHGKGLRSKSAGPVLKGLTDRMLRRRDDVIAFASARPALGGTGAVVVLLKG is encoded by the coding sequence ATGAAGCGCCGTCCGCCCGCTCCGATCACCGATGCCGACAGCCAGCTGTTTCGCGAGGCGATCGGCGAGGTGCGCGTGCTCGACCCGGTGGCTGCACCGCCGGCTGCGGCGCGGCCGGCGCCGTACCCGCACATGCTGGAGGCCGACGAAGCGGCCGTGCCGGGCGAGCTGCTGGACATGGCGTTCGACCCGGCCGTGCTCGAAGTCGGCGAAGAGCTGGCCTACCTGCGAGACGGCTATCCGCCGAAGCTGCTGCGCCAGCTCAAGCGTGGCCAGTTCAGCGTGCAGGACGACCTCGACCTGCACCAGATGAACGCCGCCGCCGCACAGACCAGCATCGTGGCCTTCCTCGCCGAAGCGAAGCAACACGGGCTGCGCTGCGTACGCATCGTGCATGGCAAGGGCTTGCGCTCGAAGTCCGCCGGGCCGGTACTGAAGGGACTCACCGATCGCATGCTGCGCCGGCGCGACGACGTGATCGCGTTCGCCTCGGCGCGGCCAGCGTTGGGCGGCACCGGCGCGGTCGTCGTGCTGCTCAAGGGCTGA